A single Notoacmeibacter ruber DNA region contains:
- a CDS encoding phage tail assembly protein, with translation MKPDTETETTDLAVDASEIPLPPEELSRDWDAEPEAAEAEKAKVEDTPPAEIAELDFLEEPSVTVTLRYPFRFDGREVRTVTIRPLSVAETGGVIQANRDASVHDFYAVMTGLPAAVIRALPGEDGEAVTGAAFDFLPRFMRGGG, from the coding sequence ATGAAGCCCGACACGGAAACCGAAACGACCGATCTTGCCGTCGATGCGTCCGAAATCCCGCTGCCGCCCGAAGAGCTCTCGCGCGACTGGGATGCCGAGCCGGAAGCGGCAGAGGCCGAAAAGGCCAAGGTCGAAGACACACCGCCTGCCGAAATCGCCGAACTCGACTTTCTTGAGGAGCCATCGGTCACGGTGACGCTTCGCTACCCGTTCCGCTTCGACGGCCGCGAGGTCCGCACGGTCACCATCCGTCCTCTCAGCGTTGCGGAGACGGGCGGCGTCATCCAGGCCAATCGCGATGCGAGTGTCCACGATTTTTACGCGGTGATGACCGGCCTGCCCGCAGCTGTGATCCGCGCCTTGCCGGGCGAGGACGGCGAGGCGGTGACGGGGGCCGCCTTCGATTTTTTGCCCCGCTTCATGAGGGGCGGCGGCTGA